A stretch of DNA from Triticum dicoccoides isolate Atlit2015 ecotype Zavitan chromosome 2A, WEW_v2.0, whole genome shotgun sequence:
ACCTTATGTTCTAAGAGTTCTGGACTGAACTTCTGCTACCACATTGGCCTATATTTGCATCTTGAGCGATATCTACCACAACACTTTGAAGCAGTTACTTCAAGACTTGTGTTGTACACTCGGTAGGGGCAAAGTGGAGTTATTCCACCACAAACCTGTGTTGCTTTAAATATTTGACGTTTCATAAAAACCAAATCAACACCATAAAACCATTTTGATGTGTCATCCAAGTGTGGCATGTAATCGCTCTTCAAGGTAAAATGTTATGTTAGGAAAAAACTAATGTTACCAACAATAAGAGTAATAATATGGATATCCTCTCCTGTATTGAGCACTATGTTATTTATCATCTACATTTCCAAGTACATATTGAACGAAGGTGAGTTAGAAAGTTCATATATAAGCATTTTTTGTCAACTTTTTACAGCTATCAACATGTATGCGGAAGTATGCCTACATATTGAGGTTGTAAAAATCAGTACTTTGTCACTTGACAATTCGTCACATCCAATGAAAGGTGTCTAGTTTCAATAATGGTTGCTAGTATACCTTAAGCCGGCAGGAGAGATCTTTAAACCCCTGCACAAGTTGAGGCCATAGCCTCTCCCTGTCCGCATTATCCATGCACTCAAGCTTACCCATCGCCTCTGCCCACATGATCTACACCCACAAGACCACAATTAACATGATCATGTTATGATATCCAGGAACAGCACCACGAAAGGGAAAAACATGGATTGAACTAATTTATCCAACTACGCACATCAGATGCTGCTACAGGCTTCACCCTTTGTGAAGGATCTGTCACGCTAAACAATAGATGCTGCCATCAAAACAGACAGAAAAGCATAAAAGAAGTCACATTAACCAGAATCTTTGCAACACAAATACCAAAGTTGCTAGGAGAATCTCACCCTAAAAGCATAGCGAGGGTTGCCTGGGTCCTCCTTGTACGCATCCACCATAGCCTATAAGAACTTAAAAATACCAAGTTTTCGAACCGTTCCTTCCTCAAACCATTAAAAAGGGGCCAACATTTCTACTAGGGTTGCGGACCTGAATGTCGCGGTCGGAGGGCGAGAGCGGCAGCGGCGCAACTGGGGCCATCTGAGTGGTAATCTgcccgccagccccgccgccgaaACCAAAAGGCGAAGGGGACGGAGTCACCTGCTGCTGGAACCCAAAGGGTGACGGCGATGACGACGGCAGCGCTCCGAACGCCGGGGTCGACGATGGCGTGCCAAACGTCGGGCTCGAAGTGGGCGTCCAAAACGACGGCGTAGAGGAGGGTGCGCCAAAGGCAGGGGTGGATGAAGGGACTCCGAAGGCCGGGGTGGACGAGGGCGCGCCAAATGCCGGCGTGGAGGAAGGGGTGCCGAAGGCAGGGGTAGTGGAGGGAGTTCCGAAAGAGGGCGCAGAAGAGGGCGTCCCGAAGAGGGAGGGAGAGTTGGAGGTCCCGAACATGGCGGCCGACGCAGGGGACCAGCGATCACCGGCGGCGAGGGTTACGGGGTTTAGGGTTTCTCGGGgagagacagcggagcggatcgaccgGAGCGGAAACCGGGGAAAGGGGCGGCAATACTGGAAAAGGAAAGAGGAAACGCTATATGGGAACGTCGGATTTTAATTTTCCTGAAAGCTTAAAAGTGCACGCGCACTATTTGACAAGAACGAATGGCCGCGCTACGCGACAAACGACAGCCATCACAAGCTCGTTCCATCTCTCAActgaaaaaaaaaaggaaaaacaaatcttatccacccACTCCCGAGCCCCACGGCCACGACCTTCCTCCTCCACTGACCACCGCCGCCGCGCACCCCGTCTCCTGACGACGCCAACTCGTCGTCGCCGACCTGCTCGTCGTGGTTGCCCATCGCTACCCCAGCAGTCCTCGCGTCTTCCCCGCCACCATGAGTCACCACGGGAAGCAGTCCCCGACCTTCGGCGGCGCTGCGACTCATCTTCTGCCACGGGCACACGCCTTTCCGCCGTTTAGCGCCGCTCCCCTCGACTACTGCCTCCCCCGCCGATTCGGCAACGCGGCCAGGTGCCTTGCCCCCGCTGCACAAGACTCCCAATGGGGCTTGGACGAGCTCATGGCAGCTCCGCACGGCTGTGAATCCTCACATGCAGGTAATATTCCCCTTCCTTTTCTCCACTGATCTATCTCTCCCCCCAAACACCCTCCCTGATctctccccctcctctctctctcttcattgGTCGCCTCGAGAGGATTCAGCCGTGAACTTGTTTGGGTTTACAAGAATGAAAGTTATTGGATCTAAATCTGGTTGGTACTAGTAATCTGCCTTTGCTGTCATTTTCCTACTTCATAAATTTACTCTGGAAAGTTCATGTATTTAGTAGCCTGTACTTGGGAATTTTACTTGCAATGTTGATTCAACATGGGTTTCTATGCAAGCTGAAGTATAAAATGCAAATTTTGTAGCTTAACAGTTGTAATCTGATCTTACCAGATATTGATGGGAGCAATCAGACTTTTGATGTCTATGCAGTTTATCTATGTTATCGACAATTTTTCATTCAGTCATCTAATCCACCTTCACTTATGCATGTATAGTCTGCTACCTTACCCAAATAGTACTAGTACTAAAATATTAACAACATTTTCATTCTCAAAGATTGTTAACTCAACCCCTTCTAGGTATTTTTCCAGGAAAAAACAGTCAAATTCATTGTACAGATGCATCATGTTTGTGATCCTGCTAGTCAACCTCTGGTATGATGCTTGGAATTTTGATGATTGGAGTGTTGATATGTACAGGAGTTTCGGCTTCTTGCTCAAGGAGCTACGGCGATTAGGATTAGTGGTCGGTTTGTACGGCGATTGGGACTTTAGTTGTGGGTTTGAATTGGATTTTCACGGCGAGCTGTTCTAATTTTGTCACTATTGGTATGGTTTAGGATCCTATTTTGATCCATCTATTCTTGCCTACACTGCAATTGTCTCGTTAAACATGATACTCGCTGTAGAGCTTCATTACATTATGTACATTTTTTCTTCATAAATACATCTGTGCGGTTTCTCTGTTTTCTCGTAAGTTGCATGCATATAAGTAACCAGTTGGCTAGTTAGTTGTAATAGTTGCATGTGATCGCAAACATAGTTGGATGACGCATATACATATCTCAGTTGGCTAGCCAACTTATGAAGTTGTACAGTGAGGGCTAACCAGTTGCACAATCGATAGTATTTAGATGGATGCACTGTGTAAACTATGTCCAAGCGGTATGTATATTTTTTGGTTGCACACTTATATGTGTCCCGTTGTCAAGGGTATACGTTCGTATAGGAGTACATATCCTAGTTGGCTTAGCCACACTTATACAGTTGCACGAGGAAGGGCTTTCTAGGTGCACGGTTGATGGCTAATTTAGTTTTGGCTCCGGTGCCTAAATCATGTTGAGACGGTGTGTATGCTAATTTTTTTGGTTGCACGCTCATGTGTACCCAGTTGGACATATAATGCATCAAGTTGCacgctttttgttttgttttgtaggTGTGCTTTGGAAAATCATCATGAGTTGCTAACACCATGGCATTTTCTATATCatttgtttttctcttttttttttcttttatacATTTGGTTGCTTTGA
This window harbors:
- the LOC119354597 gene encoding nuclear pore complex protein NUP54-like isoform X2 — its product is MFGTSNSPSLFGTPSSAPSFGTPSTTPAFGTPSSTPAFGAPSSTPAFGVPSSTPAFGAPSSTPSFWTPTSSPTFGTPSSTPAFGALPSSSPSPFGFQQQVTPSPSPFGFGGGAGGQITTQMAPVAPLPLSPSDRDIQAMVDAYKEDPGNPRYAFRIMWAEAMGKLECMDNADRERLWPQLVQGFKDLSCRLKLQDEVLVSDTERLSMTHSNVKKLQRHFQADTYPWIQRLKHQELVIERRLLRIMRIVEALENRGFRVPLMKEEADLYERLVAIIKQIKGTGGDLSKRAYNLLSTSRVLASAGCASGPIYIPSSTKVDKQNVTELLEALQQQTEAVAKLGNVLKRDTRDVEIVLSEDTDMEEDSSGRRAFKM
- the LOC119354597 gene encoding nuclear pore complex protein NUP54-like isoform X3; this encodes MFGTSNSPSLFGTPSSAPSFGTPSTTPAFGTPSSTPAFGAPSSTPAFGVPSSTPAFGAPSSTPSFWTPTSSPTFGTPSSTPAFGALPSSSPSPFGFQQQVTPSPSPFGFGGGAGGQITTQMAPVAPLPLSPSDRDIQAMVDAYKEDPGNPRYAFRHLLFSVTDPSQRVKPVAASDIMWAEAMGKLECMDNADRERLWPQLVQGFKDLSCRLKLQDEVLVSDTERLSMTHSNVKKLQRHFQADTYPWIQRLKHQELVIERRLLRIMRIVEALENRGFRVPLMKEEADLYERLVAIIKQIKGTGGDLSKRAYNLLSTSRVLASAGCASGPIYIPSSTKVDKQNVTELLEALQQQTEAVAKLGNVLKRDTRDVEIVLSEDTDMEEDSSGRRAFKM
- the LOC119354597 gene encoding nuclear pore complex protein NUP54-like isoform X1, with translation MFGTSNSPSLFGTPSSAPSFGTPSTTPAFGTPSSTPAFGAPSSTPAFGVPSSTPAFGAPSSTPSFWTPTSSPTFGTPSSTPAFGALPSSSPSPFGFQQQVTPSPSPFGFGGGAGGQITTQMAPVAPLPLSPSDRDIQAMVDAYKEDPGNPRYAFRHLLFSVTDPSQRVKPVAASDIMWAEAMGKLECMDNADRERLWPQLVQGFKDLSCRLKLQDEVLVSDTERLSMTHSNVKKLQRHFQADTYPWIQRLKHQELVIERRLLRIMRIVEALENRGFRVPLMKEEADLYERLVAIIKQIKGTGGDLSKRAYNLLSTSRVLASAGCASGPIYIPSSTKVDKQNVTELLETEAVAKLGNVLKRDTRDVEIVLSEDTDMEEDSSGRRAFKM